In one window of Massilibacterium senegalense DNA:
- a CDS encoding putative polysaccharide biosynthesis protein, which produces MSSKFIKGTVIMTVATFLSKFLGMIYIIPFNYLVGAQGAALYSYAYIPYMILISLSTIGIPLGVSKFVAKYNELGDFKTSQKLFRSGLVVMTITGFIACFSLLFGAKYIAPYVIGSGDKTGSSIDDVVFVMQMVSVALVIIPPMSLIRGYFQGFQTMKPTAISTVVEQIVRIVSILLGSYLIIYVWHGTIESAVGFATFAAFLGAIASMFILIGYYVSHRPTVQQKIKKQTVSSDISLKAMYKELITYAIPFVFVGISMPLYQLIDQFTFNRTLMNVGYSLQDAEVAFGALNTYSQKIVMIPVSFATALSLSLIPVITEAFVGKKQMELQKLISQSLQITIFLTVPMAFGIFSLSTEIYGLLFGKADVVIGGEMLKYYAPVAILLALYSVSTALLQGINKQKYVMASLSGGLLFKLILNVPFLKLFGATGSIFATAIGYSFAIGLNVFILQRFAYFPKRLVLKRSFLVLLFTAIMVSVVIGMISIFNRTFSSTYDHLTFKALFGAAVGMMVYVYLVYRSHLAEKILGEKIAIFARITNLFKRFSKRHSS; this is translated from the coding sequence ATGTCTTCAAAATTTATAAAAGGTACTGTCATTATGACAGTAGCGACGTTCCTATCTAAATTTTTAGGAATGATTTATATTATACCATTTAATTATTTAGTCGGGGCACAAGGCGCTGCATTATATTCATATGCTTACATTCCGTATATGATTTTAATCAGTCTTTCCACGATTGGAATTCCGCTCGGTGTGTCAAAATTTGTGGCGAAATATAATGAATTAGGGGACTTTAAAACGAGTCAAAAGCTATTTCGTTCTGGTTTAGTAGTAATGACAATCACTGGTTTCATCGCGTGTTTTTCCTTATTATTTGGCGCCAAATATATCGCACCATACGTTATTGGTTCAGGGGATAAAACAGGAAGTTCGATAGACGATGTTGTGTTTGTGATGCAAATGGTGAGTGTTGCGTTAGTCATTATTCCACCAATGAGTTTAATTCGCGGGTACTTCCAAGGGTTTCAAACGATGAAACCGACAGCTATTTCTACAGTCGTTGAACAGATTGTTCGAATTGTTTCCATTTTACTAGGAAGTTATTTAATTATTTATGTATGGCATGGAACGATTGAATCAGCAGTAGGGTTTGCTACATTTGCTGCTTTTCTTGGCGCCATTGCTAGTATGTTTATTTTAATTGGATATTACGTATCACATCGTCCGACGGTGCAGCAAAAAATAAAAAAACAAACGGTTTCTTCTGATATTTCTTTAAAAGCGATGTATAAAGAATTAATTACATATGCGATTCCATTTGTTTTTGTTGGGATTTCCATGCCACTTTACCAATTGATTGATCAGTTTACATTTAACCGAACGTTAATGAACGTTGGCTATTCGTTACAAGATGCAGAAGTTGCATTTGGAGCATTAAATACGTATTCCCAAAAGATTGTGATGATTCCAGTTTCTTTTGCAACTGCGTTGTCTTTATCACTTATTCCCGTTATTACAGAAGCATTTGTTGGAAAAAAACAAATGGAATTGCAAAAACTCATTTCACAATCATTACAAATTACTATCTTTTTAACTGTTCCAATGGCATTTGGTATTTTTTCTTTATCTACTGAAATTTATGGCTTATTATTTGGAAAAGCAGATGTTGTGATTGGCGGAGAAATGTTGAAATATTATGCTCCTGTTGCCATTTTACTCGCCCTTTATAGTGTTTCAACAGCACTTCTTCAAGGCATTAACAAACAAAAATATGTCATGGCTAGTTTATCAGGTGGGTTGTTGTTCAAACTAATCTTGAATGTGCCATTTTTAAAACTATTCGGAGCAACAGGCTCTATTTTTGCAACAGCTATCGGTTATTCCTTTGCGATTGGATTGAATGTATTCATCCTACAACGTTTTGCTTACTTCCCGAAAAGACTAGTACTGAAGCGTTCATTTTTAGTATTATTATTTACCGCAATCATGGTCTCTGTTGTGATTGGAATGATATCGATATTTAATCGTACCTTTAGTTCTACATATGATCATTTAACATTTAAAGCGTTATTTGGTGCCGCTGTAGGCATGATGGTGTATGTATATTTGGTGTATCGTTCTCACTTAGCAGAAAAAATACTTGGGGAAAAAATTGCTATCTTTGCTCGAATAACGAATCTGTTTAAACGTTTTTCGAAACGTCATTCATCATAA
- a CDS encoding BaiN/RdsA family NAD(P)/FAD-dependent oxidoreductase produces the protein MYDCIIIGGGPSGLMAAISCAEQKNRVLLIDKGNKLGRKLAISGGGRCNVTNRMPVEELIKMIPGNGRFLFSAFSIFNNEDIIRFFESLGVKLKEEDNGRMFPVSNDAQSVVQALLNKLQKLGVEIKTNAPVETIEYDKTTVKGVSLKDGTFLKTKNIIIAAGGKSVPYTGSEGDAYPWAEKAGHTITELFPTEVPIVSNETFIQNKTLQGLSLRDVSLSVLNKKGKTIIHHRGDMIFTHFGISGPISLRCSQFVVKELRKTNTVTTEIDLLPDQTEELIRQHIGQLSEKEPKKAIKKALKGWLPERMLLFLLEKAEIDAQLPMNQCSKQQVQHLIQLAKHFSFSVHGTLSIEKAFVTGGGVSTKEINPKTMESKIKKGLYFCGEVLDIHGYTGGYNITAALVTGRVAGMSAGVKNIID, from the coding sequence ATGTACGATTGTATCATCATTGGTGGTGGTCCTTCTGGGTTAATGGCTGCCATTAGTTGTGCTGAACAAAAAAATCGAGTATTGCTTATTGATAAAGGAAATAAATTAGGAAGAAAGTTAGCGATATCGGGTGGTGGGCGTTGTAATGTAACGAATCGAATGCCTGTTGAGGAGTTAATTAAAATGATTCCTGGAAATGGGCGCTTTTTATTTAGTGCCTTTTCTATTTTTAATAATGAAGATATTATTCGCTTTTTTGAATCGCTCGGGGTGAAGTTAAAAGAAGAAGATAACGGACGAATGTTCCCTGTTAGCAACGATGCGCAATCTGTTGTACAAGCATTGCTTAACAAGCTCCAAAAACTAGGAGTAGAAATAAAAACAAATGCACCCGTAGAAACGATTGAATACGATAAAACAACGGTCAAAGGCGTGTCTTTAAAAGATGGGACATTTTTAAAAACGAAAAATATCATTATAGCGGCAGGAGGGAAATCTGTTCCGTATACCGGTTCAGAAGGCGATGCATACCCTTGGGCGGAAAAAGCTGGTCATACGATTACAGAACTTTTCCCAACGGAAGTGCCGATTGTCTCGAACGAAACTTTTATTCAAAACAAAACATTACAAGGACTTTCTCTTCGCGATGTTTCTTTATCCGTCTTAAATAAAAAAGGAAAAACAATCATCCATCATCGAGGGGATATGATTTTCACTCACTTTGGTATATCTGGTCCAATCAGTTTACGTTGTAGCCAATTTGTCGTAAAAGAATTACGAAAAACCAACACCGTAACAACGGAAATTGATTTGCTTCCAGATCAAACAGAAGAATTAATACGCCAACATATTGGACAACTTAGCGAAAAAGAACCGAAAAAAGCAATTAAAAAGGCGTTAAAAGGCTGGCTACCTGAACGAATGTTATTGTTTTTATTAGAAAAAGCAGAGATAGATGCTCAGTTACCAATGAATCAATGTTCCAAACAACAAGTACAGCATCTTATACAACTAGCGAAACACTTTTCTTTTTCCGTACATGGCACACTTTCTATTGAAAAAGCATTTGTAACAGGTGGCGGTGTATCGACAAAAGAAATTAATCCTAAAACAATGGAGTCTAAAATAAAAAAAGGGTTATATTTTTGTGGAGAGGTACTAGATATTCACGGATACACCGGTGGATATAATATTACTGCAGCGCTTGTTACTGGAAGAGTAGCTGGAATGAGTGCAGGGGTAAAGAATATAATAGATTAA